The Setaria italica strain Yugu1 chromosome IX, Setaria_italica_v2.0, whole genome shotgun sequence genome has a window encoding:
- the LOC105913473 gene encoding LOW QUALITY PROTEIN: pentatricopeptide repeat-containing protein At5g61370, mitochondrial (The sequence of the model RefSeq protein was modified relative to this genomic sequence to represent the inferred CDS: deleted 2 bases in 1 codon), translating to MAMRRLTAAALTRRALPPCRRALCSGAPLGPELDAAVRDVVCSGSGSLDEVGSRLDRLGVAVSPALVGRVIDSCGESGGVGSGRRLLRFLAWCRSKDPGALGEGALDRAIGVLARAGDLTAMRIAIADVEKDGRRMAPETFTTVVEALVDAGNEDEAVRLFRGLERQKLLPERGDSVRGDGVWSSSLATVQALCKRGHAREAQGVVWHHKSELSVEPMVSIVERSLLHGWCVHGNAKEARRVLDEMKSAGVPLGLPSFNDFLHCVCHRNLKFNPSALVPEAMDILAEMRSYGVAPAASSFNILLSCLGRARRVKEAYRILYLMIEGKAGCSPDWVSYYLVGRVLYLTGRIIRGKRLVHAMLENGVLPTAKFFHGLIGVLCGTEQVDHALDMFRLMESCELVDTHIYDLLIEKLCRNGRFELGRELWDDATKSGLVLGCSEDLLDPLKTEVFRPACPAQRLSPQSYKRLTQRKKITAVGQKEHCYHSLKEEVGSVALFKCLLYFMDNSQDQEHDFGVLLKQGAEGRVFVSTFVGRKCVIKERFSKKYRHPLLDAKLTLKRLNAEARCMTKARRLGVPTPVLYAVDPLLHTLTFEYVDGLSVKDILLGFGSNGVNEERLNDIATQIGNAIGKLHDGGLVHGDLTTSNMIIKNSNNQLVLIDFGLSFTSTIPEDKAVDLYVLERALISMHSSCGDVMEKILAAYRKSSKQWCSTQNKLAQVRQRGRKRTMVG from the exons ATGGCGATGAGGAGAttgacggcggcggccctcACTAGACGCGCCCTTCCTCCGTGCCGCCGCGCTCTCTGCTCCGGCGCGCCGCTGGGCCCGGAGCTGGacgcggcggtgcgcgacgtcGTGTGCTCCGGGTCCGGGAGCCTCGACGAGGTGGGGAGCAGGCTGGACCGGCTGGGCGTGGCCGTATCGCCGGCCCTGGTCGGGCGCGTGATCGACTCGTGCGgggagagcggcggcgtcggctcgGGCAGGAGGCTCCTGCGTTTCCTGGCGTGGTGCCGGTCCAAGGACCCCGGGGCGTTGGGGGAGGGAGCGCTCGATAGGGCGATTGGGGTGCTCGCACGGGCTGGGGACCTAACCGCGATGCGAATTGCCATTGCTGATGTGGAGAAGGATGGCCGAAGGATGGCTCCGGAGACCTTTACCACCGTGGTCGAGGCCCTTGTCGATGCGGGGAATGAGGATGAGGCGGTCCGGCTGTTCAGAGGCCTGGAGAGGCAGAAATTGCTTCCTGAGCGCGGTGACAGTGTCAGAGGAGATGGCGTATGGTCGAGCAGCCTTGCCACGGTTCAGGCATTGTGTAAGAGGGGCCACGCCCGCGAGGCGCAGGGTGTGGTGTGGCACCACAAGAGCGAACTATCGGTAGAGCCTATGGTTAGCATTGTTGAACGTAGCCTTCTCCATGGTTGGTGCGTTCATGGGAACGCTAAGGAGGCTCGGAGAGTCCTTGATGAGATGAAATCTGCAGGCGTTCCGTTGGGCTTGCCATCGTTCAATGATTTTCTCCATTGTGTGTGCCATAGAAACCTCAAGTTCAATCCCTCTGCCCTTGTTCCGGAGGCTATGGATATATTAGCAGAGATGAGGTCCTATGGTGTTGCCCCAGCTGCTTCTAGCTTCAACATATTACTTTCATGTTTAGGCCGAGCAAGAAGAGTGAAAGAAGCTTATAGAATCTTGTACCTGATGATAGAAGGAAAGGCAGGGTGCTCACCTGACTGGGTTAGCTACTATCTTGTGGGTAGGGTCCTCTATTTGACTGGGAGAATCATTAGAGGGAAAAGGCTTGTACATGCCATGCTTGAAAATGGGGTGCTTCCAACTGCTAAGTTTTTCCATGGCCTTATAGGTGTCCTTTGTGGAACTGAGCAAGTTGACCATGCTCTTGATATGTTCAGACTCATGGAAAGTTGTGAGTTAGTGGACACTCATATATACGACCTCCTTATAGAAAAGCTTTGTAGGAATGGTAGATTTGAGCTTGGAAGAGAGCTCTGGGATGATGCTACAAAGAGTGGCCTTGTGTTAGGATGCTCAGAGGATCTGTTGGATCCCTTGAAGACAGAGGTATTCAGACCAGCTTGTCCAGCACAAAGATTAAGTCCTCAGAGCTATAAGCGTCTGACACAAAGAAAGAAGATTACTGCTGTTGGA CAAAAAGAACACTGCTACCACAGCCTCAAGGAAGAAGTAGGGAGTGTAG CTTTGTTCAAGTGCTTGTTATACTTCATGGATAATTCTCAGGATCAAGAACATGATTTTGGTGTATTGCTGAAGCAGGGGGCAGAAGGG AGGGTATTTGTTTCAACATTTGTGGGACGGAAATGTGTAATCAAAGAGCGCTTTTCGAAGAAGTACCGGCACCCATTGTTGGATGCAAAGTTGACTCTAAAGCGCTTAAATGCT GAAGCTCGGTGCATGACAAAAGCAAGACGGCTTGGTGTTCCTACCCCAGTTCTTTATGCTGTGGATCCGCTTCTGCATACTTTGACCTTTGAGTATGTGGATGGCTTGTCTGTCAAGGATATACTTCTTGGGTTTGGTTCAAATGGGGTTAATGAGGAACGTCTGAATGATATTGCCACACAGATAGGGAATGCAATCGGGAAACTACATGATGGAGGCCTGGTTCATGGTGATTTGACCACGTCAAACATGATAATCAAGAACAGCAACAATCAATTG GTTCTTATTGATTTTGGTCTGAGCTTCACATCAACAATCCCCGAGGACAAAGCGGTGGACCTATATGTGCTAGAGAGAGCTTTGATTTCGATGCATTCATCCTGTGGGGATGTG ATGGAGAAGATCCTGGCGGCGTACAGAAAGTCTTCGAAGCAGTGGTGCTCCACCCAGAACAAGCTGGCTCAAG TGAGGCAACGGGGCAGGAAGCGCACGATGGTCGGATAA
- the LOC101757956 gene encoding type I inositol polyphosphate 5-phosphatase 4: MRDGGGGGKMSKLSWSKSLVRKWFNIRGKSHDFHADAAAAGTGRSGGADDDWMDSGFTRRDSCGAKKSRTERASRRSHERSRRSKIDLDAAEATVMLDYRIFAATWNVGGRAPPASLSLDDWLRSSPPADIYVLGFQEIVPLNAGNVLGAEDNGPARKWVSLVRQTLNSLPGSSGGVGGGGSLQTPSPAPYPVAEMDADFERSRQNNPSFFHRRSFQSGLSRSLRADGDILAGPGPARLERRFSVNDRVMYGSRPSDYEANCRWGGGQSDDEDDGGGSPTTVFSPMSHGYGNAPPMEEYSGSVRGPARYCLVASKQMVGLFLMIWSRKEMKNDIRNLKVSCVGRGLMGYLGNKGSISISMLLHQTSFCFVCSHLTSGQKDGDEHRRNSDVMEILRKTRFPRVCGQYERCPETILEHDRIIWLGDLNYRIALSYRSVKALVEMRNWKALLEKDQLRSEQRGGRVFPGWNEGRIYFPPTYKYSNNSDKYAGDDINHKEKKRTPAWCDRILWYGRGLSQLSYVRGESRFSDHRPVYSMFSAEVESINHSRIQKMSSWSSQLDMEELLPYSYGYTEINHYGYTDLNFF, translated from the exons ATgagggatggcggcggcggcggcaagatgAGCAAG CTATCGTGGTCCAAGAGCCTGGTGAGGAAGTGGTTCAACATCAGGGGCAAGTCCCATGACTTCCACGCCGATGCTGCGGCAGCTGGGACTGGGAGGTCAG GTGGAGCAGATGATGACTGGATGGATAGCGGCTTCACCAGGAGGGACTCCTGCGGCGCCAAGAAGAGCAGAACAG AGAGGGCGTCGCGGAGGAGCCACGAGCGGTCGCGGCGCAGCaagatcgacctcgacgccgccgaggCCACCGTCATGCTGGACTACAG GATCTTTGCTGCCACGTGGAATGTAggtggccgcgcgccgccggcctccctcaGCCTCGACGACTGGctccgctcctcgccgccggccgacaTCTACGTCCTAGG GTTCCAAGAAATCGTCCCGCTGAACGCCGGGAACGTCCTCGGCGCCGAGGACAACGGTCCGGCGAGGAAGTGGGTGTCGCTGGTCAGGCAGACCCTGAACAGCCTGCCGGGAAGcagcggcggcgttggcggcggcgggagcctgcagacgccgtcgccggcgccgtacCCGGTGGCGGAGATGGACGCCGATTTCGAGCGGTCGAGGCAGAACAACCCGTCCTTTTTCCACCGGCGGTCGTTCCAGTCCGGGCTCAGCCGGAGCCTGCGGGCGGACGGCGACATCCTCGCCGGCCCCGGCCCTGCCAGGCTCGAGCGGCGTTTCAGCGTCAACGATCGCGTCATGTACGGCAGCAGGCCCAGCGACTACGAGGCCAACTGCCGGTGGGGCGGCGGTCAgtccgacgacgaggacgatggCGGCGGGTCGCCGACCACGGTGTTCTCTCCGATGTCGCACGGATACGGCAATGCTCCGCCCATGGAAGAATACAGCGGATCAGTTCGTGGCCCTGCCAG GTACTGCCTGGTTGCAAGCAAGCAGATGGTTGGATTGTTCCTGATGATTTGGTCTCGGAAAGAGATGAAGAATGACATAAGAAATCTGAAGGTTTCTTGTGTTGGGAGGGGATTAATgggctatcttggaaacaaG GGTTCAATTTCCATTAGCATGTTATTGCACCAAACGAGCTTTTGCTTCGTCTGCAGTCATCTAACATCAGGTCAAAAAGATGGTGACGAGCACCGTAGGAACTCCGATGTAATGGAGATTTTGAGGAAGACCAGGTTCCCAAGGGTTTGTGGGCAGTATGAGAGATGTCCGGAAACTATCTTGGAGCATGA TCGGATAATCTGGCTCGGGGATCTGAATTATCGCATCGCACTTTCCTATCGATCAGTGAAGGCGCTTGTAGAGATGCGTAACTGGAAAGCATTGCTGGAAAAAGATCAG CTGAGGAGTGAGCAAAGAGGCGGACGTGTGTTTCCTGGCTGGAATGAGGGGAGGATATACTTCCCACCAACCTACAAATACTCCAACAATTCTGACAAATACGCAGGAGACGACATAAACCATAAGGAGAAGAAGCGAACACCGGCATG GTGTGACCGCATTTTGTGGTATGGAAGGGGCCTTAGCCAACTCTCATATGTTCGAGGAGAGTCTCGCTTCTCAGACCACAGACCTGTCTACAGCATGTTCAGTGCAGAAGTGGAATCGATCAATCACAGCCGAATTCAGAAGATGAGTTCTTGGAGCTCCCAGTTGGACATGGAAGAATTACTGCCATACTCATATGGGTACACTGAGATCAATCATTATGGATATACTGACCTCAATTTCTTTTGA